In a genomic window of Passer domesticus isolate bPasDom1 chromosome 3, bPasDom1.hap1, whole genome shotgun sequence:
- the SOX7 gene encoding transcription factor SOX-7, which translates to MAALLSTFPWPERLEGDAGEGLSPGPPPRASQGEKGSESRIRRPMNAFMVWAKDERKRLAVQNPDLHNAELSKMLGKSWKALSLSQKRPYVEEAERLRVKHMQDYPNYKYRPRRKKQVKRIGKRVDPGFLLGSLTRDQNSVPEKRTCSRAGGDKEGPGEYPPRPGLPAVRAYREAPGSGNSASVDTYPYGLPTPPEMSPLDAIDPEQSFFSSPCPEEHHRSHLAGATFSAEYAGGSLPCGHHPLSPMPQPATCMIPPASSCPSLPPPPPPPPPSYYTPAFPSLPPPSLHAHLGQLSPPPDHHGFDTLDQLSQAELLGEMDRNEFDQYLNNPGHGDHHGGALANGHVPVSGSSHSSENSLISVLADATATYYNNYSVS; encoded by the exons ATGGCTGCGCTGCTCAGCACATTCCCCTGGCCGGAGCGGCTGGAGGGGGACGCGGGCgaggggctgtccccagggccaccccccCGAGCGTCGCAGGGCGAGAAGGGCTCCGAGAGCCGCATCCGCCGGCCCATGAACGCGTTCATGGTGTGGGCGAAGGACGAGAGGAAGAGGCTGGCGGTGCAGAACCCCGACCTGCACAACGCGGAGCTCAGCAAGATGCTCG GGAAGTCCTGGAAGGCGCTGAGCCTATCGCAGAAGCGTCCCTACGTGGAGGAGGCCGAGCGGCTGCGGGTGAAGCACATGCAAGATTATCCCAACTACAAGTACCGGCCCCGTCGGAAGAAGCAGGTCAAGCGCATCGGCAAGCGGGTGGATCCCGGCTTTCTGCTGGGCAGCCTGACACGGGACCAGAACTCTGTGCCGGAAAAGCGGACCTGCAGCCGGGCCGGGGGGGACAAAGAGGGCCCGGGTGAGTACCCCCCCCGCCCGGGGCTGCCGGCTGTGCGGGCGTACCGGGAGGCTCCAGGCAGCGGCAACAGCGCCAGCGTGGACACCTACCCCTACGGGCTGCCCACCCCGCCGGAGATGTCCCCTCTGGATGCCATAGACCCCGAGCAGAGCTTCTTCTCCTCGCCCTGCCCCGAGGAGCATCACCGCTCCCACCTGGCCGGTGCCACCTTCTCCGCGGAGTACGCGGGCGGCTCGCTGCCGTGCGGCCACCACCCGCTCAGCCCCATGCCGCAGCCGGCCACCTGCATGATCCCCCCGGCCTCCAGctgcccttcccttcctcctcctcctcctcctcctccccccagctACTACACACCcgccttcccctccctgccccctccCAGCCTCCATGCCCACCTGGGCCAGCTCTCCCCGCCGCCCGACCACCACGGCTTCGACACCTTGGACCAGCTGAGCCAGGCGGAGCTGCTGGGCGAGATGGACCGCAATGAGTTTGACCAGTATCTCAACAACCCCGGCCACGGCGACCACCACGGCGGGGCCTTGGCCAACGGGCACGTCCCGGTGTCCggcagctcccacagctccgAGAACAGCCTCATCTCCGTCCTGGCCGATGCCACGGCCACCTACTACAATAACTACAGCGTCTCTTAG